A single Crateriforma conspicua DNA region contains:
- the fliJ gene encoding flagellar export protein FliJ, with protein MSFQYRFDILLRLRERERDEAGAAVGQANAAIAKIDQQMQEVEQTRVGLKQAMSGESLTGNVSVDRMLQGGRYDLQLQGDLQSLADTRGKLVQELQRRQEVLKTAQIEVKRWEKLKEIDQQRYREQQNHREQLELDEAASRNFQRAAATGHDTETLDDGRD; from the coding sequence ATGTCCTTTCAGTATCGCTTTGACATTCTGCTGAGACTTCGCGAGCGAGAGCGTGACGAGGCCGGTGCCGCTGTGGGACAGGCCAACGCGGCGATTGCCAAGATCGATCAGCAGATGCAGGAGGTCGAACAAACTCGTGTCGGTCTAAAGCAGGCGATGTCGGGAGAATCACTGACCGGGAACGTTTCGGTTGACCGCATGCTGCAGGGAGGCCGCTATGACCTACAGTTGCAGGGGGATCTGCAAAGTCTGGCTGACACCCGTGGAAAGCTGGTCCAGGAACTGCAACGCCGCCAAGAAGTGCTGAAAACGGCACAGATCGAAGTCAAACGCTGGGAAAAACTGAAAGAGATTGACCAGCAACGCTATCGCGAACAACAAAATCACCGCGAACAGTTGGAATTGGACGAAGCCGCATCTCGGAATTTCCAGCGTGCCGCCGCAACGGGCCACGACACGGAAACATTGGATGACGGCCGCGACTGA
- a CDS encoding flagellar hook-basal body complex protein yields the protein MGLQSALTTALTGLSAAETQIDVIGNNLANAQTVGFKSSDVVFADQFLQTLTLGSSPTGSNGGTNPRQIGLGVQIAEIAANHNQGTIEISSSSSDLAIQGDGFFVVQGDAGETLYSRNGIFKLNSDAELVNATGQRLLGYGVDEQFSLDKSSLVPLQVPLGTESVAKATEIVNFEGTLTPEGEVSSAAQVIESAVLGDAQTPRPDASGVSLSTAPFSDSSSIGVSTAGVGTLAPGTYQYRVALVDANGRESTPSGAISATVGVGGNIELTNLPTDSTGGDYPNVNIYRTSPDGSDFFFLGTTTAGGTFTDDGTTALSANALDDSTLTGNYTYMITYHRNGEVESRPSVLIGPQSVVNGRLTLDDFPVPPTPPVSGGFPAYDEIRIYRNLAGDQNNFYLVDSVAPGETYTDTKTDAQIADLDTAGNQLLNMDGPTINSNTLLTDVLKRDGLTYEQVFQEGTLSYSGRKGGRSLGEQTFEVTNTTTVQDFLDFVVDSSGIQTSQVDSQNPIPLSENNIPGESADLAPGAYINNGTIRIVSNNGELNALDIDLSAFRITDSVGTVTTPNLAFGVSQDAVGQSAASDFIVYDSLGVPINVRVTAVLESRTDQSTVYRWYADSPENQPGDGTEIAVGTGLITFDGNGNFVDATNETIAIGRNGVPSVSPLQFEMDFSLVSGLATQEASLAATRQDGSEPGVLNSFVVGEDGTIRGVFSNGITRDLGQLQLARFANPAGLEAKGLNLYAEGINTGLPVQGAPGENGIGKVIGGALELSNTDIGKDLVDLVLASTMYRGNSRVITTSQQLIDELLNIRR from the coding sequence ATGGGTCTGCAATCCGCTTTGACCACTGCGCTGACGGGATTAAGTGCAGCGGAAACTCAAATCGACGTGATCGGTAACAACCTGGCCAACGCACAAACGGTTGGGTTCAAATCATCCGATGTCGTCTTTGCCGACCAGTTTCTGCAGACGTTGACCCTGGGATCCAGCCCCACCGGCAGCAACGGTGGTACCAACCCACGCCAGATTGGCTTGGGGGTTCAGATCGCTGAAATCGCTGCGAACCACAACCAGGGGACGATCGAAATCAGCAGTTCGTCGTCGGACTTGGCGATCCAGGGCGATGGATTCTTCGTTGTCCAAGGCGACGCCGGCGAAACGTTGTATTCGCGAAACGGGATCTTCAAGCTCAACAGTGATGCCGAACTGGTCAATGCAACCGGTCAGCGTTTGTTGGGCTACGGCGTTGACGAACAGTTCAGCTTGGACAAATCCAGCTTGGTGCCGCTGCAAGTTCCGCTGGGAACCGAAAGTGTTGCCAAAGCGACCGAGATCGTGAACTTCGAGGGCACGCTGACCCCCGAAGGTGAAGTGTCCAGCGCCGCCCAGGTGATCGAAAGCGCGGTTTTGGGTGACGCCCAAACACCACGTCCCGATGCGTCGGGCGTATCGCTTAGCACCGCGCCGTTTTCCGACAGTTCGTCGATCGGCGTCAGCACCGCCGGCGTGGGGACGCTTGCCCCAGGAACGTATCAGTACCGAGTCGCCCTGGTCGACGCCAACGGACGCGAATCGACGCCCAGTGGTGCGATTTCGGCGACCGTCGGTGTGGGAGGAAACATCGAACTGACGAATCTGCCGACGGATTCCACCGGTGGCGATTACCCCAACGTCAACATCTATCGAACGTCACCCGACGGCAGCGATTTCTTCTTTCTGGGGACGACGACCGCCGGCGGAACCTTCACCGACGACGGGACAACCGCGCTGTCGGCCAACGCCTTGGATGATTCAACGCTGACGGGCAACTACACGTACATGATCACGTATCACCGCAACGGTGAAGTCGAATCGCGACCAAGTGTGTTGATTGGTCCGCAAAGCGTGGTCAATGGTCGTTTGACGTTGGACGATTTTCCGGTACCACCGACGCCGCCGGTGTCGGGTGGTTTTCCCGCCTATGATGAAATCCGGATCTATCGCAACTTGGCCGGTGACCAAAACAACTTCTATTTGGTCGACAGCGTCGCGCCGGGGGAAACGTACACGGACACCAAGACCGATGCACAGATCGCGGACTTGGACACCGCCGGCAATCAGTTGTTGAACATGGACGGCCCGACGATCAACAGCAACACGTTGTTGACCGACGTGTTGAAGCGTGATGGCTTGACGTACGAACAAGTCTTCCAAGAAGGAACGCTCAGTTACAGCGGCCGCAAAGGTGGGCGATCACTGGGCGAACAGACTTTCGAAGTGACCAACACGACAACCGTTCAAGACTTCTTGGATTTCGTCGTTGATTCGTCAGGGATTCAAACGTCACAAGTTGATTCACAGAACCCGATCCCGCTTAGCGAGAACAATATCCCGGGTGAATCCGCGGATCTGGCGCCGGGAGCCTACATCAACAACGGCACGATTCGAATCGTCAGTAACAACGGTGAACTAAACGCCTTGGACATTGACCTCAGTGCGTTTCGGATCACCGATTCGGTCGGCACCGTGACCACACCCAACTTGGCGTTCGGTGTCTCCCAAGACGCGGTCGGCCAAAGTGCCGCCAGTGATTTCATCGTTTACGATTCACTGGGGGTTCCGATCAACGTGCGTGTGACCGCCGTCTTGGAAAGCCGTACCGATCAATCGACCGTGTACCGCTGGTACGCCGACAGCCCGGAAAACCAACCGGGCGATGGAACGGAGATTGCCGTCGGTACCGGGCTGATCACGTTCGATGGCAACGGTAATTTTGTCGATGCCACCAACGAGACCATTGCCATCGGCCGGAACGGTGTTCCCAGTGTTTCGCCACTGCAGTTTGAGATGGATTTTTCGTTGGTGTCCGGTTTGGCGACCCAAGAGGCTTCGTTGGCCGCGACACGGCAGGACGGTAGCGAACCTGGGGTGCTGAATAGTTTTGTGGTCGGCGAAGACGGTACGATCCGCGGTGTATTCAGCAACGGGATCACGCGGGACCTGGGCCAATTGCAATTGGCTCGCTTTGCCAACCCGGCCGGTTTGGAGGCCAAGGGACTGAACCTGTACGCCGAAGGGATCAACACGGGGCTTCCCGTCCAAGGGGCACCCGGCGAAAACGGGATCGGCAAGGTCATCGGGGGTGCGTTGGAACTGTCCAACACCGATATCGGAAAAGACTTGGTCGATCTGGTGTTGGCCAGCACGATGTATCGGGGCAACAGCCGGGTGATCACGACCAGCCAGCAATTGATCGACGAATTGCTGAACATCCGGCGATAG
- a CDS encoding flagellar hook assembly protein FlgD, which produces MSAISGTGGADFSSAEAAGQFGGSDQSFNDMGSTDFLTLLMEELQNQDPLNPMDNSEMIQQIGLIREIGATDSLSETLSDFSHSQELVTASNLIGQTVRGLADDTSDVEGTVDRVTVSTDPNSGSRSVKVHVGERTMDVKNIREIQTG; this is translated from the coding sequence ATGTCAGCGATCTCAGGCACCGGCGGCGCGGATTTTTCGTCGGCCGAAGCGGCGGGCCAATTCGGCGGGTCCGACCAAAGCTTCAACGACATGGGCAGTACCGACTTCCTGACGTTGCTGATGGAAGAACTGCAAAACCAGGATCCGCTGAATCCGATGGACAATTCGGAAATGATCCAGCAGATCGGGCTGATCCGTGAAATCGGGGCGACGGACTCGCTGAGCGAAACGCTGTCCGATTTCTCACACAGCCAAGAATTGGTGACCGCTAGCAATTTGATCGGCCAGACCGTTCGGGGGTTGGCCGATGACACTTCCGACGTCGAAGGCACGGTCGATCGCGTCACAGTTTCAACAGATCCGAATTCTGGATCACGTTCGGTCAAAGTTCATGTGGGTGAACGGACGATGGATGTAAAGAACATTCGCGAAATTCAAACTGGGTGA
- a CDS encoding flagellar hook-length control protein FliK — MSVIQQSDAAHQASSSAVSRRSRTVLNANRLTAETGLVDPFAEIFAAMSVAQPVVQQTDATSEPDTSLTDLGPTEASDSSDNDSNDDSSAESTTQKQTVSGDADVDATSAQWTTAVETEHGPAEQSVDVKQESADAVTIEAAEIEATEVAQAETNTGEIKVEAETVVAAEGYGRRRSKASDTKQVDAPVSAGQSDLDTAGGQDESVAANPTNDPSATTGDDPASADFESWTAAQTDAGEGRRRRDPRERRAESSAPQGEPVGNGAGAGSSAAPSSSKITPVPDGEPAATVSAEAVTKVEAGQTRPVVAAANASSAVSAVSKAASESAARGGNASGKVDSVTESIQQAKGASDTASASKSKSAQPRNPADAVTRARLVQRVSKAFQHFGSEGGSIRLKLAPAELGSVRVEMQVRDKKIQARVVADSETAAEMLRQQLPELRTRLEAQGMQVDRLSVEQESSAEGENGFHDHQQTRDESQQDAGRHRRRYQGGETAPSPANPSVSGAAPAKPPATAATPGGGIDFRH, encoded by the coding sequence ATGTCGGTGATCCAACAAAGCGACGCGGCGCACCAAGCGTCGTCGTCGGCGGTTTCACGTCGGTCCAGGACCGTCTTGAACGCGAATCGTTTGACCGCGGAAACGGGGCTGGTCGATCCGTTCGCCGAAATCTTTGCCGCGATGTCCGTCGCGCAGCCCGTGGTCCAGCAGACCGACGCCACCAGCGAACCTGACACGTCGCTGACGGATTTGGGTCCCACTGAAGCGTCGGATTCGTCCGACAACGATTCCAACGACGATTCGTCTGCAGAATCAACGACGCAGAAACAAACTGTTTCGGGCGATGCCGACGTCGACGCAACGTCCGCCCAGTGGACGACAGCGGTGGAAACCGAACACGGACCGGCGGAACAATCGGTCGACGTGAAACAGGAATCTGCCGACGCCGTGACGATCGAGGCGGCGGAGATCGAAGCGACGGAAGTCGCCCAAGCTGAAACCAACACCGGTGAAATCAAAGTCGAAGCGGAAACCGTGGTCGCGGCGGAAGGCTATGGGCGACGTCGGTCCAAGGCGTCTGACACGAAACAAGTCGATGCACCGGTGTCCGCCGGCCAGTCGGACTTGGACACAGCGGGTGGTCAAGACGAATCCGTCGCGGCGAACCCGACCAATGACCCATCAGCAACCACCGGCGACGATCCGGCGTCGGCCGACTTTGAATCCTGGACGGCGGCCCAAACCGATGCCGGTGAAGGTCGGCGGCGTCGCGATCCCAGGGAGCGGCGTGCCGAATCCTCCGCACCACAGGGCGAACCGGTCGGAAACGGCGCGGGCGCTGGATCCTCGGCGGCACCCAGTTCATCAAAGATCACACCCGTTCCGGACGGCGAACCTGCGGCAACGGTATCTGCGGAAGCGGTGACCAAAGTGGAAGCGGGCCAGACGCGGCCGGTCGTTGCAGCGGCCAACGCGTCGTCGGCCGTTTCCGCAGTGTCCAAAGCGGCAAGCGAATCGGCTGCCCGCGGTGGCAACGCCAGCGGAAAAGTCGATTCGGTCACCGAATCGATCCAGCAGGCGAAAGGGGCAAGCGATACCGCATCGGCATCGAAGTCCAAGTCAGCACAACCGCGAAATCCGGCTGACGCTGTGACGCGCGCCCGGCTGGTGCAGCGGGTCAGCAAGGCGTTTCAACACTTCGGCAGCGAAGGCGGCAGCATTCGTTTGAAACTGGCCCCCGCCGAACTGGGCAGCGTGCGGGTGGAAATGCAGGTCCGTGACAAGAAGATCCAGGCACGGGTGGTCGCCGATTCGGAAACTGCGGCGGAAATGCTGCGGCAACAATTGCCCGAGTTGCGTACGCGTTTGGAAGCCCAGGGCATGCAAGTGGATCGGTTGAGCGTCGAACAGGAATCGTCCGCGGAGGGTGAAAACGGTTTCCACGATCACCAGCAAACCAGGGACGAATCGCAGCAAGACGCCGGGCGTCACCGTCGTCGGTACCAGGGTGGGGAAACCGCACCGTCGCCGGCCAACCCATCCGTTTCCGGGGCCGCACCTGCGAAACCGCCCGCAACCGCGGCGACACCGGGCGGCGGCATCGATTTTCGGCATTGA